The DNA window GGCTCGCGTGGCGCGCGGAGGAGGATGCCGCGTGGAGTCATTACCGGGAGTTTCTGCACCCGGGGCCGGACGAGATGCAATGGATCAAGGACCGCCGGGTGGTGGATGAGCTGCGGTCGCACGGGGATCAGCTCGATCTGCCGCGGCCGGTGGATCACTACGCGTTCTTCCAGCAGAAGGCGTCGCGGGATGCGTTCCTGGCCGCGGCGGCGGAGCAGGGGTTCGTCGGGAGGCCGGCAGGCGCGGAGGCGGAGGGGGCGCCGGCCGAAGGCGGTGAGGGAGAGGCGGGGGCGTCGCAGGATGGGCGGTTCGGGGCGCACCTGGTGCGGCCTGATCCGGTGGAGATGGGGCACATCCACGATGTGACCTGCGCGCTGAGCGTGCTCGCCGAGTCGCACGGGGG is part of the Chondromyces crocatus genome and encodes:
- a CDS encoding DUF695 domain-containing protein, which translates into the protein MSGEWDFYFCTIEERPASVMVDLEAATRAPDPARGWLLSVQVPMRTPRPDGLSSADEATDLRVLEEQIDAELSAVCGAEQVGRLTWDGQREIFYYARSEEGVEEALRRAVAAVPGYEGLAWRAEEDAAWSHYREFLHPGPDEMQWIKDRRVVDELRSHGDQLDLPRPVDHYAFFQQKASRDAFLAAAAEQGFVGRPAGAEAEGAPAEGGEGEAGASQDGRFGAHLVRPDPVEMGHIHDVTCALSVLAESHGGRYDGWGCPVRRAVGHG